The following are from one region of the Trichoderma breve strain T069 chromosome 5, whole genome shotgun sequence genome:
- a CDS encoding short chain dehydrogenase domain-containing protein, with amino-acid sequence MAFNPDTLPSLAGKVYIVTGGNTGIGYFTVFHLAKHHAKVYMGARNEEKARSAIESIKEDIPYAEIEFLLMDMMDLGSVVAAAKSILQKESRLHGVVNNAGIMAVPQQISKDGYESQWQTNYMSHWLLTKHLLPLLLSTAAFCEEGTVRVTNVSSVGHKYYTPSTGIDFGDINQVKGGSWSRYGQSKLANILHSKELLRRYGPGGTELSTGNTPIWTASVHPGNYDTQLNKNAKGLATAAAVLSPILKCLRVTPSVDVGSYNSLYTIASPEFSIQLNGKYFVPVAKVEQPSKFAEDPELATKLWEWTDKEMQAKGFI; translated from the exons ATGGCGTTCAATCCCGACACACTTCCGAGTCTCGCGGGAAAAGTTTACATCGTGACCGGAGGAAACACTGGCAT TGGCTATTTCACAGTGTTTCACTTGGCAAAGCATCATGCAAAAGTGTATATGGGAGCGCGAAATGAGGAGAAAGCCCGTTCTGCCATCGAAAGCATCAAAGAGGACATTCCTTACGCTGAGATTGAGTTCTTGCTCATGGATATGATGGATCTCGGCTCAGTggttgcagcagcaaagagcaTTTTACAGAAAGAGTCGAGATTACATGGAGTTGTGAATAACGCAGGAATCATGGCTGTGCCCCAGCAAATATCAAAGGATGGTTACGAATCTCAATGGCAG ACCAACTACATGTCCCACTGGCTGTTGACGAAGCACCTTTTACCGCTCCTACTGTCAACCGCGGCATTTTGCGAAGAAGGGACGGTTCGGGTGACAAATGTTTCCTCAGTCGGCCACAAATACTACACGCCATCTACCGGTATTGATTTTGGAGATATTAATCAGGTTAAAGGTGGTTCTTGGTCTCGCTATGGGCAATCCAAGCTGGCGAATATCCTACACAGCAAGGAGCTACTTCGTCGGTATGGGCCTGGAGGAACCGAACTTTCCACCGGCAACACCCCAATTTGGACAGCAAGTGTTCACCCTGGTAATTATGACAC GCAACTAAACAAGAATGCAAAAGGGCTCGCAACTGCAGCAGCGGTCTTATCGCCGATCTTGAAGTGCCTTAGAGTAACCCCTTCAGTTGATGTCGGGTCTTACAATTCTCTTTACACTATTGCGAGCCCTGAATTTTCCATTCAACTAAATGGTAAATACTTTGTCCCAGTTGCAAAAGTTGAGCAGCCCAGCAAGTTTGCAGAGGATCCCGAATTGGCAACCAAATTGTGGGAGTGGACGGACAAAGAGATGCAAGCTAAAGGCTTCATATAA